A stretch of the Papaver somniferum cultivar HN1 chromosome 6, ASM357369v1, whole genome shotgun sequence genome encodes the following:
- the LOC113290679 gene encoding uncharacterized protein LOC113290679, producing MSIPGKKWMGAERKSSEFWEGVQSFIRFTKDTVGADKLFLCPCSKCKLFAERKQYSLEEIHLHLIKNGFLKTYRTWIHHGEQPRTNVVNVNQAPNLPGNRVHCDDSGRGLVNMFCDLKRRIDLDNHMEDCFNDPNQESGDNVEGDQGDDINYKKRIEDSIQPLYPSCDGKHTKLPTIIELLSMKARHNCFDAFLTELLQFMKTILPAGNTLPATANKAKAMIETFRLKCEIIHAFPNDCVLYRKDYADMDECPNCKASRWKPVDKKKPHAKRVPMKKLRYFSVAERLQRMFSTPWIAELLNCSGNIEESSTHMRHPVDSPCWKFTDSKWPEFYAEKINVRLGLATDGFNPFGMNYPHNCWPVMLVPLNLPTSHCMAKEFTMLTLLVPGPTEPGHNIDVYLQPLVDELKELWSVGKLTYDSHTKSKFMLKEILMWCVHDFPSYGHVSGCRTSGRFGCPVCGEKTDAIWLKNGRKFSYMGHRRFLPADHPFRNAKEKFDGIEEHGDAPCRLTGAQLLTKINSVQTEFGKFTSRKEKTSNSTGKRRLTGVQLLNTMNRVRTESCRKTGKRKQTVDTSIPPNMKKRSVYTSTPWSKRSILFDLPYWEDLLVRHNLDVMHIEKNFAEIFFGTIMDNKDKNKDGIPARKDLQILKIKRNLWLKERGP from the exons ATGTCTATTCCAGGCAAAAAATGGATGGGTGCAGAACGGAAGTCATCTGAATTTTGGGAAGGAGTTCAATCATTTATCAGGTTCACAAAAGATACAGTAGGAGCAGATAAATTATTTCTCTGTCCATGCTCGAAATGTAAGCTTTTTGCAGAAAGAAAACAATATTCTCTAGAGGAAATACATTTGCATCTGATCAAAAATGGTTTCCTTAAGACATACAGAACTTGGATACATCATGGAGAACAACCTCGTACAAATGTTGTCAATGTTAATCAAGCTCCTAATTTACCTGGTAATAGAGTTCATTGTGATGATTCTGGTCGGGGATTGGTCAACATGTTCTGTGACCTAAAACGACGTATTGACCTCGATAACCACATGGAAGACTGTTTCAATGATCCTAATCAAGAGAGTGGTGATAATGTTGAAGGTGATCAAGGTGATGATATAAATTACAAGAAGAGGATTGAAGATTCAATACAACCCTTGTATCCTTCTTGTGATGGGAAGCATACGAAATTGCCTACAATAATTGAGTTACTAAGTATGAAAGCAAGACACAATTGTTTCGATGCTTTCTTGACTGAGTTATTGCAATTTATGAAGACTATTTTACCTGCTGGGAATACATTACCGGCAACAGCCAATAAAGCCAAGGCTATGATTGAAACTTTTCGATTGAAGTGTGAAATTATACATGCTTTCCCGAATGATTGCGTTCTTTACCGGAAGGATTATGCTGACATGGATGAATGTCCTAATTGTAAAGCAAGTAGATGGAAACCAGTTGATAAGAAGAAACCACATGCCAAAAGAGTGCCAATGAAAAAATTAAGATATTTCTCAGTTGCTGAAAGGTTGCAGCGCATGTTTAGTACACCATGGATAGCAGAGCTGTTGAATTGCAGTGGTAATATAGAGGAAAGCAGCACACACATGAGACATCCTGTGGACTCTCCTTGTTGGAAGTTTACAGATAGCAAGTGGCCTGAGTTTTATGCAGAGAAGATAAATGTGCGTTTAGGACTGGCAACCGATGGATTTAACCCTTTCGGAATGAATTATCCACATAATTGTTGGCCTGTTATGCTTGTACCGTTGAACCTTCCCACATCACACTGCATGGCTAAAGAATTTACAATGCTGACACTACTGGTTCCTGGTCCAACTGAACCAGGCCATAACATCGATGTGTATTTGCAGCCGTTAGTCGACGAGTTGAAAGAATTATGGTCTGTTGGAAAGTTGACATATGATTCTCATACAAAGAGTAAATTTATGCTGAAAGAAATCTTAATGTGGTGTGTGCATGACTTTCCGTCCTATGGACATGTTTCTGGTTGTAGAACATCAGGAAGATTTGGTTGTCCTGTGTGTGGTGAAAAGACAGATGCAATCTGGCTAAAGAATGGACGTAAATTCAGCTACATGGGTCATAGAAGATTCTTACCAGCTGACCACCCCTTCAgaaatgcaaaagaaaaatttGATGGAATCGAAGAACATGGAGATGCTCCATGCCGTTTGACCGGAGCGCAATTACTAACGAAGATAAATAGTGTGCAAACAGAATTTGGGAAGTTCACAAGTAGGAAGGAAAAAACATCAAATTCTACTGGGAAAAGGCGTTTGACGGGCGTCCAACTGTTGAACACTATGAATCGTGTACGTACTGAATCTTGTCGGAAAACAGGTAAGAGGAAACAGACGGTTGATACAAGTATTCCGCCAAATATGAAGAAGCGCTCAGTTTATACAAGCACTCCATGGTCAAAAAGAtcgattttatttgatttgcctTACTGGGAG GATCTGCTGGTTCGACACAATTTGGATGTAATGCACATTGAGAAAAATTTTGCTGAGATTTTTTTTGGAACTATAATGGACAATAAGGATAAGAATAAGGATGGGATTCCGGCGCGTAAGGATCTGCAAATCCTTAAGATAAAGAGGAATTTATGGTTGAAGGAGAGAGGACCTTGA